One segment of Aulosira sp. FACHB-615 DNA contains the following:
- a CDS encoding photosystem II reaction center protein K, which yields MEAALLLAKLPEAYQIFDPLVDVLPVIPVFFLLLAFVWQAAVGFR from the coding sequence ATGGAAGCAGCACTATTATTAGCTAAACTGCCCGAAGCTTACCAAATTTTCGATCCTCTGGTAGACGTTCTTCCAGTAATTCCTGTTTTCTTCTTGTTACTTGCTTTCGTATGGCAAGCAGCTGTGGGATTTAGGTAA
- a CDS encoding phage holin family protein: MNAIVTLFIVWVVTSISLLIISKLPLGVEVDSPKKAFISAAVLGIVTAIIRPILRLIFAVPNFLTFDLLSGIFTFMIAVVCFSIAAWLVEGFRLRFGIWSAVLGALALTFINSLIYKLLGV; encoded by the coding sequence ATGAATGCAATTGTAACGCTTTTTATTGTGTGGGTAGTAACATCTATCAGCCTGCTGATTATTAGTAAACTTCCCCTCGGAGTTGAAGTTGACTCACCTAAAAAAGCCTTTATTTCAGCAGCAGTTCTCGGTATTGTTACGGCGATCATCAGACCGATTTTACGCCTAATCTTTGCAGTACCGAATTTCCTTACATTTGATTTATTATCCGGCATCTTCACTTTTATGATTGCCGTTGTTTGTTTTAGTATTGCTGCTTGGTTAGTAGAGGGCTTCCGGTTACGTTTCGGTATCTGGAGTGCTGTGTTAGGCGCGTTAGCTCTCACCTTCATCAACAGCTTAATCTACAAATTACTCGGTGTCTGA
- a CDS encoding biopolymer transporter ExbD, which yields MKVNLHTPVEEVQIQIIPLIDVVFCILTFFLLAALQFTRQQAINVDLPKASTGTSAIAGQSGSQIVTIDAVGNIYIEKQPVKREELAEILRQYLAQNPNGILVLNASRTATYNDVVETLDLLRQVGGDRVSLGIIPGPSQTSTTQPNQLPESYFPNNPSVPNAPIPETNPQGNFNPNIPINPNQIPPNYGQPPTGEGVIPGVPNAPATQIPVAPGNPNNSAPN from the coding sequence ATGAAAGTTAATCTGCATACTCCAGTTGAAGAAGTACAAATTCAAATCATTCCTTTAATTGATGTTGTTTTTTGTATTTTGACGTTTTTTTTGTTAGCAGCATTACAATTTACTCGCCAACAAGCCATTAATGTTGATTTGCCTAAAGCTTCTACCGGGACATCTGCGATCGCAGGACAATCTGGTAGTCAAATTGTGACCATTGATGCTGTGGGTAATATTTACATTGAAAAACAGCCTGTAAAACGCGAGGAATTAGCAGAGATACTCAGGCAATATCTCGCACAAAACCCGAATGGGATTTTGGTATTAAATGCTTCCCGAACTGCAACTTATAATGATGTGGTGGAAACCCTAGATTTGTTACGCCAAGTCGGAGGCGATCGCGTTTCTTTAGGCATTATCCCTGGGCCGAGTCAAACTTCCACCACTCAACCTAATCAGCTGCCAGAATCCTATTTTCCCAATAATCCTAGCGTGCCTAATGCACCAATTCCCGAAACCAATCCCCAGGGAAATTTTAATCCCAATATCCCTATTAACCCTAACCAAATACCTCCCAATTATGGACAGCCCCCCACTGGGGAAGGCGTAATTCCTGGTGTACCAAATGCACCAGCAACACAAATACCAGTAGCACCAGGAAATCCGAATAATTCTGCTCCAAACTGA